In Lolium rigidum isolate FL_2022 chromosome 3, APGP_CSIRO_Lrig_0.1, whole genome shotgun sequence, the genomic window tccgaatccccgagatgggatcggcggcggcggcgtctcagtaaggttttccgtatcgtggtttttcgcatcgggggtttcgcgacggaggctttaagtaggcggaagggtagagtcgggggccagacgagggggccacaccatagggcggcgcgggccccctaggccgcgccgccacgtggtgtcgccacctcgtggccccacttcgtatgttcttcggtcttccggaagctccgtggaaaaataggcccccgggtcttcgtttcgtccaattccgagaatatttcgttactaggatttccgaaaccaaaaacagcagaaaacgggaactggcactccggcatcttgttaataggttagttccagaaaatgcacgaatatgacataaagtgtgcataaaacatgtaggtatcatcaataatatggcatagaacataagaaattatcgatacgtcggagacgtatcaagcatccccaagcttagttctgctcgtcccgagcaggtaaaacgataacaaagataatttcgaagtgatatgccatcataaccttgatcatactatttgtaaacatatgtagtgaatgcagcgatcaaaacaatggtaatgacatgagtaaacaagtgaatcataaagcaaagacttttcatgaatagtacttcaagacaagtattaataagtcttgcataagagttaactcataaagcaataaatcaaagtaaaggcattgaagcaacacaaaggaagataaagtttcagcggttgctttcaacttgtaacatgtatatctcatggataattgtcaacatagagtaatataacaagtacaatatgcaagtatgtaggaatcaatgcacagttcacacaagtgtttgcttcttgaggtggagagagataggtgaactgactcaacataaaagtaaagagaatggtccttcaaagaggaaagcatcgattgctatatttgtgctagagcttttattttgaaaacatgaaacaattttgtcaacggtagtaataaagcatatgagttatgtacattatatcttacaagttgcaagtctcatgcatagtatactaatagtgtccgcaccttgtcctaattaacttggactaccggatctttgcaatgcacatgttttgaccaagtgtcacaatggggtacctccatgccgcctcgtacaaaggtctaaggagaaagctcgcattttggatttctcgcttttgattattctcaacttagacatccataccgggacaacatggacaacggataatggactcctctttaatgcataagcatgtggcaacaattattattctcatatgagattgaggatatgtgtccaaactgaaacttccaccatgaatcatggctttagttagcggcccaaagttcttctctaacaatatgcatgctccaaccatgaaggtggtagatctctcttgcttcggacaagacggacatgcatagcaactcacatgatatccaacaaagaatagttgatggcgtccccgaaacatggttatcgcacaacaagcaacttaataagagataaagtgcataagtacatattcaataccacaatagtttttaagctatttgtcccatgagctatatattgcaaaggtgaatgatggaattttaaaggtagcactcaagcaatttactttggaatggcggataaataccatgtagtaggtaggtatggtggacacgaatggcatagtggttggctcaagtattttggatgcatgagaagtattccctctcgatacaaggtttaggctagcaaggttatttgaaacaaacacaaggatgaacggtacagcaaaactcacataaaagacatatggtaaacattataagactccataccgtcttccttgttgttcaaaactcaatactagatgttatctagactctagagaaaccaaatatgcaaaccaaattagcaagctctaagtgtttcttcattaatgggtgcaaagtatatgatgcaagagcttaaacatgagcacaacaattgccaagtatcaaattatccaagacattttagagttactacatgtagcattttccaatttcaaccatataacaatttaacgaagaagaaacttcgccatgaatactatgagtagagcctaaggacatatttgtccatatgctacagcggagcgtgtctctctcccataaagtgaatgctaggatccattttattgaaacaaaacaaaaacaaaaacaaaccgacgctccaagcaaagtgcataagatgtgacggaataaaaatatagtttcggggaggaactcgataatgttgtcgatgaagaaggggatgccttgggcatccccaagcttagatgcttgagtcttcttagaatatgcagggtgaaccaccggggcatccccaagcttagagctttcactctccttgatcatattgcatcatactcctctcttgatccttgaaaacttcctccacaccaaactcgaaacaactcattagagggttagtgcataataaaaattcacatgttcagaggtgacacaatcattcttaacacttctggacattgcataaagctactggacattagtggatcaaagaaattcatccaacatagcaaaagaggcaatgcgaaataaaagacagaatctgtcaaaacagaacagtccgtaaagatggattttattaggacaccagacttgctcaaatgaaaatgctcaaattgaatgaaagttgcgtacatatctgaggatcatgcacgtaaattggcttaattttctgagctacctacagggaggtagacccagattcgtgacagcaaagaaatctggaactgcgcagtaatccaaatctagtatttactttactatcaaagactttacttggcacaacaaaacataaaactaagataaggagaggttgctactgtagtaaacaacttccaagactcaaatataaaacaaagtactgtagcaaaataaacacatgggttatctcccaagaagttctttctttatagccattaagatgggctcagcagttttaatgatgcactcgcaagaaatagtagttgaagcaaaagagagcatcaagaagtaaattcaaaacacatttaagtctaacatgcttcctatgcgtaggaatcttgtaaataaacaaattcatgaagagcaaagtaacaagcataggaagataaaacaagtgtagcttcaaaaatttcagcacatagagaggtgttttagtaacatgaaaatttctacaaccatattttcctctctcataataactttcagtagcatcatgagcaaactcaacaatataactatcacataaagcattcttatcatgagtctcatgcataaaattagtactactcccgacataagcatagttattcttattaactgtagtaggagcaaattcaacaaagtagctatcattattattctcatcatcaaatataggaggcaaagtatcatcaaagtaaattttctcctcaatgcttgggggactaaaaatatcatgctcatcaaaaccagcttccccaagcttagaactttctatatcattagcaacaatggtattcaaagtgttcatactaatatgttccatgggttttttaattttcgcatcaaaccatccatgtcttaaatcaggaaatagaataagaagctcattgttgtccattatgccaaactagtgtaatcacacaacttagtattttcaggggtggccattttagcagtagtaaataaagcaaactagataaagtaaatgcaagtaactaatttttttgtgtttttgatatagagtgcaagaccgtaaataaagtaaagctagcaactaatttttgtgtgttttgatataagtgcagcaaacaaagtagtaaataaaataaagcaagacaaaaacaaagtaaagaggttgggaagtggagactccccttgcagcgtgtcttgatctccccgacaacggcgccagaaaatatgcttgatggcgtgtatttcacacgttcgttgggcaaccccaagaggaaggtatgatgcgcacagcagcaagttttcctcgtaaagaaaccaaggtttatcgaaccaggaggagccaagaagcacgttgaaggttgatggcggcgggatgtagtgcggcgcaacaccggagattcggcgccaacgtggaacccgcacaacacaaccaaagtactttgccccaacgaaacagtgaggttgtcaatctcaccggcttgctgtaacaaaggattaaccgcattgtgtggaagatgattgtttgcagagaaaatagtaaaacaagtattgttgcagatttgtatttcagtattaaaagaatggaccggggtccacagttcactagaggtgtctctcccataagataaaagcatgttgggtgaacaaattacagtcgggcaattgacaaatagagagggcataacaatgcacatacatgacatgataagtatagtgagatttaattgggcattacgacaaagtacatagaccgccatccaactgcatctatgcctaaaaagtccaccttcaggttatcgtccgaaccccctccagtattaagttgctaaacaacagacaattgcattaagtatggtgcgtaatgtaatcaacaactacatcctcggacatagcgccaatgttttatccctagtggcaacagcacaacacaaccttagaacttactgtcccaggtgtcaatgcaggcatgaacccactatcgagcataaatactccctcttggagttaaaagtaaaaacttggccagagcctctactagaaacggagagcttgcaagatcataaacaacacatatgtaataacttgataattaacatgacatggtattctctatccatcggatcccgacaaacacaacatagagtattacagatagatgatcttgatcatgttaggcagctcacaagatccaacaatgaagcacaatgaggagaagacaaccatctagctactgctatggacccatagtccaggggtgaactactcactcatcactccggaggcgaccatggcggtgtagagtcctccgggagatgaatcccctctcggcagggtgccggaggagatctccgtaatcccccgagataggatcggcggcggcggcgtctcgcaaggttttccgtatcgtggtttttcgcatcaggggtttcgcgacggaggctttaagtaggcggaagggcagagtcgggggccagacgagggggccacaccatagagcggcgcggcccccccctaggccgcgccgccacgtggtgtcgccacctcgtggccccacttcgtatgttcttcggtcttctggaagctctgtggaaaaataggcccctgggtcttcgtttcgtccaattccgagaatatttcgttactaggatttctgaaaccaaaaacagcagaaaacgaggaaccggcacttcggcatcttgttaataggttagttccagaaaatgcacgaatatgacataaagtgtgcataaaacatgtaggtatcatcaataatatggcatagaacataagaaattatcgatacgtcggagacgtatcaattcctTTCTCtatcctctttttatccgaatcttaaaGCACAATGAACGATGATGGAAACACCcatacccatgcgtgggtgtacaaaatccaccctCTTATTAAAAACATATAACTTAATtatatatggatatttatatttcTAATGTGAAACTAAAATATCTAATTATGTAACCTACACAAACATGATAAATTGTACTGTTCAAAATATAGGGGTAGACGTACTATTCATAATATAACaaaatttcatcttctcttttttGTGTGTAGGTCACATATAGCCGAATGTTTCCTTAAAAAAAAATCCACGAGTTAATATTATGGTGACATGTGCATGCGTGCATTATTTCATTGTTTCTAACACATTCGGTTTTTTGGATTATCATGTCCTGTGATATATATGTGCTCCATCGTAATACCTTGTGAAACATAGTTTACAAAAGTTATAGGGTTGCTAGCGGGTGGGTTTGCGGGCAACTGATTCAAACTCAACTCGCATACACGTGGTGCAAGTTATTGGCCGGTTCTAATTGGTGCATGTAGTACAACTTATACTAAACCATCCCATTTTGCGAGTCTAAGCAGGACCTGTGCATTTGCAACCCTAGTTATACATAAAACTAACTCACTTCTATGCTTTGATTTATCGGGCGATAATGGAGAAGGTAGCTTATCAGTATTCTCGCAAGTTAGTATGTTCGTACTTTATCTAGGTTGATACATGAGTATTGCTATCCCACTTAAAAAGGATGATTATTGCTAGAAAAATGAGTGAATATAGGACAACCAAAATTCCAGTATAGGAAAGATTTATGAATGTAATGTGTGCTATCATATTCAAGCATGGCCAAATTTAATTTAAAAAATCATTTTTTGTGTGTAGCACAAAAAATAGAAACTTAATACTCAGAATAATTTCTATCTTTTCATAAATTTAAATTTTGCAATCGGTGGCAAACTCAGTTTGAACAATGTATGCATTTGTTTCCTATGATCTTAGTAGCATATCTCATCATTGAGAAAGAAACAGTCAAATAAATACTAAATAAAGGCTCCATTTACTGCGAACTGGATTTGTGATGCCACTAATTAGATTCAGACCGTCCTTGTAAAAAGAAGATCGTTGAATGAATTTGGCGCCCGACACTTATTTCCACTTAACCATCTCTGCCAATCTCAAAATGAAAGAACCTCAAGAAAATGGATTGAGGAACACCCAACACTTTAAAGTAAAGAGTACTAATTTCTCAAAGTTAGTATAATCAATATAATTTTTTATGAAAGACAGAacccccccccccaacccccAACCTATTAGGCTTCAACAATCATTAAGTAGTATTGAAATGGGTCAGAGTTAGTTACTCGCTTCGTCCAAAATATAAGGCATACAAGTTTAATAAAAAGGCAAAACCTTCTAAATTGAtcaagtttatataaaaatatatgaacatatagaatactaaatcaatatcaatagattcatcATAAATCATAATTTCTCAATATGTCTATTTATTATTGTAACATGTTGACATTTTCCataaatatttgatcaaacttAGTAGGGTTTGACTTTTAACTAAACTTATACGACTTTTAATTTGGGACTGAGGGAATAGTAATTTGTGTAACATTCATTCACTTAGTCTTGATCCGCATGGCAATGACGATGATATAAAGAAAAATGAACCCGCTTGTGATAGTGAGGGACATCGTCAAATGTAATCTCTATGTTTAAGTAGTGTGTGAATAATACGAGAAACATCAAATGGAACCCGAGGCTCCGAGCTCCATGTAACTTGATTTGTAATAATTGAAAAACTTTATCTTTTACTTCAGAAAAATCTACAAGAGTATGTGGATGTCTATTATGTACATATATAAGTTCTCATAGCATTATGTTCATTTCTGGCCTACAGAAAAAAGAGAAATgtgaaaacaaagaaaaatacttTTAGAATGCCCACTTAGAGCCATATTTGTGTGCTCTTTGTATCGACAATAATGTACATGCTCATAGAAATCATCTTTATGTATGTGTACAAGAAAAAGcagattcaattttttttttggaaataaaGTGCTACATGTTACTTGGAAGCCATATGTCCACAAATTGTATGTGGATTTTGCTCCTGTTCTTGTTTGCACCTTTTAGTTTAGATTAACTCTAGCGACGTTTTAAATTTTCATCCAGCCATGTTCATATGGTAGGATACTTGTATCTGCAATATTTAGTGCAAAAAATGCTAGATTGTGTCCTTCTTAAAAAAGAATGAGATGGTTAGAATAGCACAACTTTATGCAATGTATTTGTTCGCATTCCATGACACATGAATGCAATTTTTTTCACCAACAAGgttgtcttttttttttatcgAAGGCTGCAATATATTAAACAGAGGCACTCTCGGATGCCAAAAGGTCTACAACAAGATCTGGGGGTATAGCACCCACGCCTTACAAACTTTATTTTTGCAGCTAAATTTTGCTAAACAATGCGCTAAACCATTGCCAATACATCGCACGTGCCTAATAGAGTGATCGACGAAGCCACGCAACAATGCTTTGATCTCGACCACCAGTGGTCCATGAAGAGATCGATCAATATCGCTACTCCGGAGCTTTGTCACAACACTAAGATAATCCGACTCCAAACACACCTTGTTGATTTCCCTTCCCCCTGGATAATAACAATGCCTCTTTGCAAACAAGGGTTGTCAGGATCATGATCATGTCATGGAATTCGACGAGTTCATGATCCAAGTTAAGTGGGTTGATTATATGATTCTAGTTAGTACAACTTATAACATTATGACCCTCATGGTTATAATCCTGCCATTTGTGATCCTACTAGAGGGGTTACAATCTGGTTGAAAATTGCGATTTTGGCAATGCACCAGATTTTCACAAGTATTGTAACAACTACATACATGTGTGGTTGATGAATCAAGTTTGAGTGACATTAGACTCAAGCAAAAAGAAGATAAAATTGTGGCATATGCAAACTTTGTAACCAACACCAAGAATCGGTTGCCCTTCTTCTCTACAAATGTACCATTAGGATGCGCTCCATCTTAAAGAACTGGCTTGGCCTCCAAGAAATCGACCCAAGTTGGCAATATATTCACACGTAAATGATTAATGGATTAAGGTGATCATCCACAAAAGAGGGAAATTGCGGAGAAGCATGGCTTATCTTACCATGTGGTCccttgggagatttggaaggaaAAGAATAGTCATGTTATTCGAAACCAATCCATGATGTCGATAATGCTTGTGAGAAAATCAAGGACGGGGCAGGGATGTGGTGCCTTGTCGGGCTAAGGCCCTAAATAGTGTAATATCACGAGAGTAgatcttttatttttgttttgtcgtTTTGGTCAAAGACTGGCTTGTAAGACTTCTTAAAATTTTCTCCTTAATCAATCGTGACAATGGACGGTCTTTTGCATTGTTTCGAAACAATCAAAAAGATGCACTATAAATATTCATTTTATTCTAAACCCTTGTATGGATTCTACATTTCTCCACAGTAAAAAAACAAAAGCCCAACAGTGTGATATATATTGGTTCAAATCTATACCAGCTGGctcattcaattttttttgaatttttcctaGAACAGTGTCACGTCACGTCTCCATGTTCCTGGTCTGCTGCATGCATACTTGTATCTATATGCGACCCATACTAATACTACCTATGTTCCAATATAAATGTCGCAGTTTTGCATAGACACAGAGATATATGCACCTAGACGTATTTTTAGTGTGAAAGATACAtccatttctaaaaaaaattgtaaGCAATTATTTCCAAATCTGAGGGAACGAATTGCACAAGCCAATCCGGGGTTCTTTACTTAGTGACATGCCGGCGATCATTCATACCCACACCATGCATCACCTACCACTTCTCATACATAACACATGAGCTGCTGTACGGTCGTATCGTTCTCATGATACTGGCAACTAACATACGCACATCACACACGGAGCCTACACCATCACAAACAAGTCACTGGGTTCCACAACACTTTACTGGTGTTTCCGCATGCACACACATAGCAAGTAGCACAGCTGCAGCTCAGCTTCAGTTCGCATTGACGGCCATCTTCATCCCTTGTCCGCAGTGGCCCCTGAGGCTGCAGATGAAGTAgctcgtcccggctccgagcgtGAAGCGGTCGCCCCCTGAGCTGTACGTCGGACCGGAGCCCTGGCAGCTGCTGTAGCCGCCGGCGTCCACCGCCACCACGTTGTGCACCGACGGGTTGTAGTTGAACACTGCGCCGGCAAATCAAAGCAACAGATTGAAGCTCGATCAAGACCAAAACAGCTGTAAATGCGACGAGTTAACGCGGAGGATTAGTCGACCGCAGTGACGGCTTCGTCCACTCACCGAGCACGTCGCCGGCGCGGAAGCTCTTGTCCCTGGTCCAGCTGTCCGCGGCGAACGACCAGTCGACGGTGTACGTGGCGGCGCTGGCGACGTCGGCGCCAAGGAGGAGGCACACGACGACCAGGCCGAGGGCGAGGCCCTGCGTCGCACTGCCTCTTCCCTGAGCCATAGCCATCACTCTCTCTTGCTGCTTCTCTGCGTGTAGGGGGTGGAGAGGGAGCAGAGAGTGACTGCCAAATTTAGTTCCGTTGGGTTTTGCTATGGACACAACAGAGAGCGTGGGGGCGGCATTTATAGAGGCTGAGAGGGCCAAGCAGGCAACGTacgtggatccaatcacaagtagTACATGCTAGACGGCAGTACATTACTGTTGTTGTACCGGAAATGGAGCAGTGGTTGTACCAAATGCCGTAGATGGTAGCGCACGCCGTCCATGGATCCACGGAAGCTGCGAAATGTCAACTGAATCTAGGTACATTTCTCAACACGCATCGTGCTTCTCTTACCGACTGCTAGCTCTGAAACTTGAGAATCTTTCTCAGGCACCACAAATTTCCGGGCGGGTACCAGGCTTGATTGCTATCGTTGTTCACTTTCAGGGAAAAATGTGAAGTGTCCGGAACAATGTGATTTCCCCGTGCATGTTGTTGCCGCCAAACCCGTTTCTTACTTCGCGATCCATGCAGCTAAGTATCATTTATCATGTTTAGGTATCTCAAATGTATTAGAACGCAACGAAACAGAGTAGTTTAGTGCACCAAAAAGGGAACCGGCGAAAATATGTTAGTATCTGATGTTAtcgtcatttttttcgataaagagaatatattagtgACACGAAAATACCAATTACCGCCATTTTGTTTACGGCCATGATAGAGGATGTTGTGGTGTATATGGATTGCCTAGCCTTGCTATAAATTTGAACTTTTGGTTAGGTTAGTTAGCTAGTGTATGAAGCATTTGGAGGCTGGAGTTGGACGCACCAAGCTGAATTTTGTTAGCATTTGCAACTGGTTTCCAAGTCGGACCCCGCCAAAAATTGAAGCATTAACAACGGCAACGAGATTCCATTCCAGCGACTCGACCCACGGGTACGTACTATCATCTAGACGAGCATGCATAAACCAAACCCCCTTGTCCTAAAAAAAGGGCTGGTTTTACAGTACCTTTTACCTCTCCTAAAAATGGAGAGGTATGATTTCTTCAACGGTTAAGGATTGAGCGGCCCAGCAGCCCAGCAAGATGTAAAAAAAGTGGGAAAAAGTTAAATTTAGTACGTATTTGGCCCAGCCCAGCAACATACCAAAAGGAAGCAACGCACACAAGCGAGGCCACCGCTGCCACACCAGCgatcgaggccgccgccgccacatcaAGCAGGGGCGTCGCCGCCTCATCTCCATTCCACTGGCACATCCGCCGGAGAATCCACCGCCTCATCCACTCCGCTGTCACGTCGACCAGCGAGCGAGCCACCGCCACATCGAGCAGGTTAGTGCAACCATTGAGGGCGACATCAGACGTCCTTGTGATAACAGTCCATGATCGATGTTATTACAAGCTTTACATGATAGTGTCTGTGCCGACGGCTTGGCCAGTGCCGATGGCATGAGTGGCTGTGCCGAGGCCTTGTAGTACCGACGGCCAGGTGccaacggcggccgtcggcacagcctatgCCGATGGCCAAAATGGCATATGCCGACGGTTTGTAGCCGTCGACACCTTGACTGTTCCGTGCGCAGTGTGTTGCCTGAAACCACAAAGATAATGATTCAATTCTTTCACAAACACTCTATTTATATCATTAATTAAGTAACAGTATAACGGAACCACTACGGCCTCTCCACAGCGATTTCAGCTCGTGAGCCGTCCGATCGGATGATCTGACGGACCAAAACGCTCTTGCGTAACCCGAACAGCCATCTCGTTCCCGCACTTGCATCGATCCCGTTAAAAGGGCCTTTCTTGTCCTATAGGCCCAGTTTCGTTCTAGGGCTGCTACTCCCGAAATTGTGTTAGGTCGCACCGTACTATTTGGGCCCGAAACGGTTTAAGAGCCTATGTACTTTTGGACTTCAAACAGCACCTACCGATCGAAGGAAAAAAAATCTATCTTCTTCTCTTTCGTGTGCGCCGCCTATTATTCCCCTTCCCCGGCTGCCAATGCTCCTCCGCACGCGCCCCCTTTCTTCCTCCGCGTGGCAGCACCAGCTAGTGAGACCTGCAGATCAGCGCCCAAACCAATAAATCATTTGCTGCAGCCCACAGTGGTCTATTAAGAAGACCACACTCCATCACCGAACTTGGTGCTGGAGCCCCTCTCATCTACCCCACCGGAAGAAAAATGAGGAGGGCAGCGGTGGTGTTGTTCCAACTTGAGCGACTGGATCCGATCGAGAAGGGCATGAACAGCGAAGGTAGGTTAAGGATTCTCCAATCTTGGCGtttttttagttttatttcaGCCTGATTTGTAGAGTAGCATTGACCATATTTGCCTCTTCTCCGGCTACGACGCCGTGCAAGTTTGAATTCCGTTCAGGCTGTCGAGTGGGCTCCTATCATcggaattgggaacatggttaccAGGCCCATCATCGGAATCAGAAAAATGGTTGTCCTTCCCGTTCGAAGAGCAGGCCCATCATCCGAGTAGGAAGAACGGTTCTCCTTCTACACGAGTTAACTCTATGTGCCGGCGCTGTAATGATGGATTGATGATGGTGGTAATTTTGACCCATTCTTCATTGTTGTAGTTATACCCCCTCCTGTGATTATGATGATTAATCGGAGCGTTACTGTCAGTTCTCCCTTCTCGTTGATATAAATATATGGACACAGCCCCTGTTTTTCCTCGCTACTTCCATCTCACATTGGACGTCTCATTATTCAGTGGAGATGCTCATTGCTTAGGTTTGTCTTCCTGCTTGGCTGCAATCATGTTTTTGATCTCTGATTACATTCTCGTGAAAACTAGGTAACCAAATGACACATTCTTACCTGTTCCAGGGACGGTTGCTTTCATTTCTTCCAGATTCTTATTCACGGATTTCTCAGAGCAACTGTGTGACCTTCATTATTTCACAATGGCTGCTGGATAGGTACACTTGCTGATTCATTTGATTATTCTGAGCATTTAACAATTGATTAAATAGCAGAACATCttgtacaaaaaaaaaacagaacataGATAGTTTGGTATGGCTAGCATGCGAGCTGTACAGTGACAAGAAAAAAAGGTAAATAACATTCCACTCAAACATATCATCGAACTGTACTGGCATGGAACCTTTTCAATGGAGTGGAAGTGTGAAACCATTCAGGAAAGAAACCACTGCACCTCATCATCTCATATAAAGACATAAAACCATGCAGCGAATTTGACAGTACATCACTTTAAACAACAGAGGACAGAAGTGTGCAAGCTCATTTTCATGCACAAGCATGTGATTGACTTATTTGTTTGTTCCCCAATCTGATGCTGTGATGTATTCTTGTTTCTTTTGGGCTGCTCTCTAGATCGTTACCAATCAATGACGAATTTCTAGCCATTTGATTGTACTTTTGAGGCTGTCCCATGGTTTGGAATCTTCCAAACAGGGGGTAAAATATGAGAGAAGAAGAATTTATATTCCAACTTTTTCTGTGCATACTGTTCATACATGGTCAAAGGGGGGCAAATCTGGAGGTTTGAGGAGGTAGGAGACATCCTTGGAGCTGCACCACAAAGCATTGAGACGATGAGagatgtagcatgcttgcttctgAGTTCCTTGGTATGTTTTGTGGCGGAAACCTCTCATTGATTCATTCATGTCCCCTTTTCTGGTGCTTCCATGTGCTTGCCCCT contains:
- the LOC124699857 gene encoding chemocyanin-like; this encodes MAQGRGSATQGLALGLVVVCLLLGADVASAATYTVDWSFAADSWTRDKSFRAGDVLVFNYNPSVHNVVAVDAGGYSSCQGSGPTYSSGGDRFTLGAGTSYFICSLRGHCGQGMKMAVNAN